In Burkholderia sp. GAS332, one DNA window encodes the following:
- a CDS encoding thiol:disulfide interchange protein DsbG: MLKPVRLAVAAVAVVLSGGVVAAEQPAPSYLPASAAATFENAPAIVEGASGKDVKSTIYVFMDPNCIFCHYAWKAFQPYEAAGLQVHWIPMGFLKPDSPGKAAALLQAQNGPALLRELETKFSEKEESGGINPLATIPPATQAKLKGNIKTFQNLGFDGTPTIIYMTSGGRWADVSGLPPLSALPTMLNLPEQRIIDPSLQRFR; the protein is encoded by the coding sequence ATGTTGAAACCTGTAAGACTCGCGGTTGCCGCGGTCGCGGTGGTGTTGTCTGGTGGTGTTGTGGCGGCGGAGCAGCCAGCACCAAGTTATTTGCCGGCGTCAGCCGCCGCGACGTTCGAGAACGCGCCGGCAATCGTCGAGGGTGCTTCGGGCAAAGACGTCAAATCGACGATCTACGTCTTTATGGACCCCAACTGCATTTTCTGTCATTACGCGTGGAAAGCGTTCCAACCGTATGAGGCTGCCGGGTTGCAGGTGCATTGGATCCCAATGGGCTTTCTGAAACCGGATTCGCCGGGCAAGGCCGCCGCGTTGCTTCAGGCGCAGAATGGCCCGGCATTGCTGCGCGAACTCGAAACGAAATTCTCCGAGAAGGAGGAATCCGGCGGTATCAATCCATTGGCGACGATTCCGCCCGCGACACAAGCGAAGTTGAAAGGCAACATAAAGACGTTTCAAAACCTCGGCTTCGATGGCACGCCGACGATCATTTATATGACGAGCGGCGGCCGGTGGGCCGATGTCAGCGGCTTGCCGCCTTTGAGCGCGTTGCCGACCATGCTGAATCTGCCGGAACAACGGATTATCGATCCGTCTTTGCAACGGTTCCGCTAA
- a CDS encoding 3-hydroxypropanoate dehydrogenase, with translation MRNAIEDVALDVLFREARSYRAWLAEPVSDEILRQVYNLMRWAPTSANGNPARILFLRTKAAKERLLPALAPGNVDKTMNAPVTAIIAHDLKFYEKLPQLLPHDPGMRDLFANAPELVDATAKRNSSLQGAYLILAARALGLDCGPMSGFDNAKVDEEFFGAGKSEPNSTEEFFPEGHIKSNFLCNLGYGDKANLFARAPRLEFDQACTLL, from the coding sequence ATGAGAAACGCTATAGAGGATGTTGCGCTCGATGTTCTGTTTCGTGAGGCCCGTTCGTACAGGGCGTGGCTCGCCGAGCCGGTGTCGGACGAAATCTTGCGTCAGGTTTACAACTTGATGAGATGGGCGCCCACCAGCGCCAACGGCAATCCCGCACGGATCCTTTTCTTGCGCACCAAGGCGGCAAAGGAGAGGCTGTTGCCGGCACTCGCTCCCGGGAACGTGGACAAGACGATGAACGCTCCGGTGACAGCCATCATCGCTCACGACCTGAAATTCTACGAGAAGCTGCCGCAGCTATTGCCGCACGATCCTGGCATGCGTGATCTCTTCGCCAACGCACCGGAACTAGTCGACGCTACGGCGAAGCGCAACTCCAGTTTGCAAGGCGCTTACCTGATTCTGGCTGCGCGTGCGTTAGGACTAGATTGCGGACCTATGTCGGGGTTCGACAACGCGAAGGTCGACGAGGAATTTTTTGGTGCTGGAAAGAGCGAGCCGAATTCCACCGAAGAATTCTTTCCCGAAGGTCACATTAAGTCGAACTTCCTTTGCAATCTCGGGTACGGCGACAAGGCGAATCTGTTTGCGCGCGCGCCGCGCCTCGAATTCGATCAAGCCTGTACGCTTTTATAG
- a CDS encoding CDP-4-dehydro-6-deoxyglucose reductase: MSFEILLKPSGNRYVIEEGETVLAAAMKAGLFVPYSCRSGACSACKARVVEGRVEHGHVLERALPPKEREDGYALLCSAKPLSDLTIEVEELTGLDAVKASTYPCRVTDIARPAPDVAVLRLRLPLNENFFFRAGQYIDVLLPGGVRRSYSIAVPPDPVSLTHIELHIRHHPGGRFTEHVFSALAPREMLRFEGPFGSFFLRESSDKPAILLAGGTGFAPVKAIVEYALQRGSARAFHIYWGGRQRRDLYLADLPRKWAEDHPNVHFVPVLSEPGMDCDWTGRTGWVHHAVVDDFPDLSGYEVYACGAPAMVNAAREDFTSTCGLPATAFHADAFLTQAETAA; the protein is encoded by the coding sequence GTGAGTTTTGAAATACTACTGAAGCCAAGCGGAAATCGTTATGTCATCGAAGAGGGCGAAACGGTATTGGCGGCAGCCATGAAGGCCGGTCTTTTCGTTCCTTATAGCTGCCGCTCGGGTGCTTGTAGCGCGTGCAAGGCGCGCGTCGTGGAGGGGCGCGTCGAGCATGGTCACGTACTCGAACGAGCCCTACCACCCAAGGAGCGAGAGGACGGCTACGCATTGCTATGCTCGGCGAAGCCGCTTTCCGATTTGACCATCGAGGTGGAGGAGTTAACCGGCCTCGATGCCGTCAAGGCTTCCACCTACCCCTGCCGGGTGACTGACATCGCGAGACCCGCGCCCGATGTTGCCGTTCTGCGGTTGCGACTTCCGCTGAACGAGAACTTCTTCTTCCGCGCGGGTCAGTACATAGACGTCCTGTTGCCGGGCGGCGTGCGCCGCAGCTACTCGATCGCTGTGCCGCCCGATCCGGTGTCGCTGACGCATATCGAGTTGCACATTCGCCATCACCCGGGCGGCCGCTTCACCGAGCACGTATTCTCGGCGCTTGCCCCGCGGGAGATGCTTCGTTTCGAAGGCCCGTTCGGTTCGTTCTTCCTGCGCGAATCATCCGACAAGCCCGCCATTCTGCTCGCAGGCGGAACCGGCTTCGCGCCTGTAAAAGCCATCGTCGAGTATGCACTGCAACGCGGGAGCGCTCGTGCATTCCATATCTACTGGGGTGGCCGCCAGCGGCGCGACCTGTATCTGGCCGATCTGCCGCGCAAATGGGCGGAGGATCATCCGAACGTCCATTTCGTGCCGGTGCTGTCCGAACCGGGAATGGATTGCGACTGGACCGGGCGCACGGGCTGGGTTCACCATGCGGTGGTCGACGATTTTCCGGACCTTTCTGGCTATGAGGTTTATGCGTGCGGCGCGCCGGCGATGGTCAACGCAGCACGGGAAGACTTCACGAGCACGTGCGGTCTTCCAGCAACGGCCTTCCACGCCGATGCGTTCCTGACGCAGGCCGAGACCGCAGCGTAA
- a CDS encoding aminocarboxymuconate-semialdehyde decarboxylase — MKTARQPQQCGCIDIHTHVVPHDFPAYVGRYPDAPWPSMREGHACHRHVVVSSKVYRTVSHQAWDVDVRRADMNRLDVERQVLSPMPELLSYWLDPADGATLARYLNETLANMVVRAPDRFSALGAAPLQHIDRAIQELEFAVGTLGLAGIEVGSNVGGVPIGDPRFFPFFEAAEALDAAIFVHPLRPAGMDRLVGPASLEQIVAFPGEIGLAAASLITGGLLKKFPRLRIALSHGGGAIQTLLPRMQFAWETLDALREAMPVAPVEAARTLYYDDLLYSATAIHALIETVGEDRVMIGTDYPFAIMDADPAARVASLGLSAATLEALRWKNAAAWLGLK, encoded by the coding sequence ATGAAAACGGCCCGCCAGCCTCAGCAATGCGGATGCATCGACATCCATACTCATGTCGTTCCGCACGACTTCCCCGCTTACGTGGGGCGCTATCCAGACGCACCATGGCCCTCGATGCGCGAAGGTCACGCTTGCCACCGGCACGTGGTCGTCTCATCCAAGGTGTATCGGACGGTTTCGCATCAGGCGTGGGACGTTGACGTTCGACGCGCTGACATGAACCGGCTCGATGTCGAACGGCAAGTGCTCTCCCCGATGCCTGAGCTACTGTCGTACTGGCTTGATCCCGCAGATGGCGCAACGCTGGCGCGTTACCTGAACGAAACGCTGGCGAATATGGTGGTCCGCGCCCCCGACCGTTTTAGCGCACTCGGTGCCGCGCCGCTGCAGCACATCGACCGCGCGATTCAGGAGCTCGAATTTGCGGTCGGCACACTGGGGTTGGCCGGGATTGAGGTCGGCAGCAACGTGGGCGGCGTGCCGATCGGCGATCCACGCTTCTTCCCGTTCTTCGAGGCCGCCGAAGCACTCGACGCGGCGATCTTCGTGCATCCGCTGCGCCCGGCCGGTATGGACCGGCTGGTTGGGCCTGCATCGTTGGAGCAGATCGTCGCGTTCCCCGGCGAGATTGGTCTTGCAGCGGCATCGCTGATCACCGGTGGCTTGCTGAAAAAATTCCCCCGCCTGCGCATTGCCCTGAGCCACGGTGGCGGTGCGATCCAGACCTTGCTGCCACGCATGCAGTTTGCCTGGGAGACACTGGACGCACTTCGGGAAGCCATGCCCGTGGCGCCGGTCGAAGCGGCGCGGACACTCTATTACGACGATCTCCTCTACAGCGCCACAGCCATCCACGCCCTCATCGAAACGGTCGGCGAGGACCGCGTCATGATTGGAACCGACTACCCGTTTGCGATCATGGACGCCGATCCGGCAGCGCGGGTCGCTAGCCTTGGCTTGAGTGCCGCGACGCTTGAAGCCTTACGATGGAAAAACGCGGCTGCATGGCTCGGCCTGAAGTGA
- a CDS encoding Outer membrane protein (porin), translating into MKIKWSATLLVAASGFTYAQSSVTLYGIVDTGLSYYNHATAHGGSEVGVPALTGEVPSRWGFRGVEDLGGGYKTFFVLESGFQPGTGSLNYGGRLFGRQANVGVSSDYGSLTLGRQMNMTMYALTNADVIGPSIHSMASFDPYLPNSRSDNAVGYLGKFHGVTLGGTYSFGRDAAGPAGPAATNCGGQVPGDFVACRQYTALLAYDSTSFGAAVSYDVMRGGTGASAPLNNSAYTDTHNIVDGYVILGPTKIGVGWVRNNVAAATHLQTDIFFAGATYYATPSFYFDAEGVRYLQRGPAGKNDANSTLLIGRVNYLISKRTTVYTSVGYMFNSALAANPVAAGGTVETGADQLGVMVGLQQKF; encoded by the coding sequence ATGAAAATCAAATGGAGCGCGACGTTGCTCGTCGCGGCGTCAGGGTTCACGTATGCCCAAAGCAGTGTCACGCTATATGGAATCGTCGATACAGGGCTGTCGTACTACAACCACGCAACAGCCCACGGCGGATCGGAGGTTGGGGTGCCCGCTTTGACGGGTGAAGTACCGTCACGCTGGGGCTTTAGGGGTGTCGAGGACCTCGGCGGTGGCTACAAGACATTCTTTGTCCTGGAGAGCGGTTTTCAGCCGGGCACTGGCTCGCTGAACTATGGCGGGCGCCTCTTCGGCCGTCAGGCGAATGTCGGGGTAAGCAGCGACTACGGTTCACTCACGCTCGGCCGACAAATGAACATGACGATGTACGCGCTGACGAACGCGGATGTGATCGGCCCTTCGATTCACTCGATGGCCAGCTTCGATCCGTATCTGCCGAACTCGCGCAGCGACAACGCGGTTGGCTATCTCGGCAAATTCCACGGCGTCACGCTCGGCGGAACATACAGCTTTGGCCGTGACGCCGCCGGTCCTGCGGGCCCGGCGGCGACCAACTGCGGTGGACAGGTGCCCGGCGACTTCGTTGCGTGCCGGCAATACACCGCGCTGCTTGCCTATGATTCAACGAGCTTCGGTGCGGCAGTATCCTACGACGTGATGCGCGGTGGTACGGGTGCGTCGGCGCCGCTGAACAACAGCGCGTACACCGATACGCACAACATCGTCGACGGCTACGTGATTCTGGGCCCAACCAAGATCGGTGTCGGCTGGGTCAGAAACAACGTGGCAGCCGCGACCCATTTGCAGACAGATATTTTCTTCGCAGGGGCGACGTACTATGCAACGCCCTCGTTTTACTTCGACGCAGAAGGGGTGCGTTACCTGCAACGCGGTCCGGCTGGGAAGAATGACGCGAATTCGACATTGCTGATCGGTCGCGTGAACTACCTGATATCGAAGCGCACGACGGTGTACACGTCGGTCGGGTACATGTTCAACAGTGCGCTGGCTGCCAACCCGGTTGCGGCTGGTGGCACTGTCGAAACGGGCGCGGATCAGCTTGGTGTCATGGTCGGTCTGCAGCAGAAGTTCTGA
- a CDS encoding Biotin-requiring enzyme encodes MTRTLFKKVLVANRGEVALRIVRALRELGVASVAVYADDDAHAPHVRAADAAVGLGVAGPAAYLDGARLIAIAREHGCDAVHPGYGFLSERADFASACAAAGLRFIGPTVEQLALFGDKARSRALAQRCDVPVMPGSQQAVTRDEALAFFAAQRGAGVMVKAIGGGGGRGMRAVASAEDLPAAYERCRSEAKAAFGVDGVYVERLMTGARHIEIQVVGDGDAVLSLGERECTLQRRFQKLVEIAPSPSLSDALRQRIVADALRMAREVRYEGLGTFEFLVDQASADLPYVFIEANPRLQVEHTITEEVTGVDLVQTQIAIAAGCRLSDLGLDARTPPAPRGFAIQWRINAETLDEHGNAQPGSGTLTRFDLPAGPGIRVDTHGVAGGVPSPHYDTLLAKLVIRTRGASFDDALRRSQRALAEFRIAGVATNLPLLRALAADPAMASQNVHTRWLEAALPVLVDAARAYADRTDERDPGPAAAASDGHPAAPEHAVLAPMPARVVQVSVSEGDVVATDAELGVLESMKMEHLLRAPHAGRVLSILAAPGSYLAQGQAVLVLEPVDAGGVDVVADELAHDPDRIRADLQKVLDRHARTLDAARPDAVAKRHARGGRTARENIADLCDDGSFIEYGALAVAAQRSRRTLDDLIANTPADGIVTGIGGVNGALFGVARARTAVMSYDATVLAGTQGYYNHAKTDRMLELALQEKLPVVLFAEGGGGRPGDVDSQHAAGLHLGTFASYAALSGQVPVVGITSGRCFAGNAALLGCSDVIIATRNSNIGMGGPAMIEGGGLGVFTPEQIGPSQVQHANGVIDVLVDDEREAVAAARRYLGFFQGATTDWRAPDQRTLRHVVPENRLRVYDTRAAMTGLVDEDSLLMLRTGFGTGIHTALARIDGRPVGLIANNPLHLGGAIDADASDKAARFMQLCNTHGLPIVSLVDTPGFMVGPDVEATAQVRHVSRLFVTASHLRVPCFSVVLRKGYGLGAMAMTAGGFHASMFTISWPTGEFGGMGLEGAVRLGFRKELDAVPAGSERDALFDQLLAQQYERGAAVNMAMSLEIDAVVNPAETRAWLVRGLASAKTGERVTPFVDTW; translated from the coding sequence ATGACTCGAACTCTATTCAAGAAGGTCCTTGTCGCGAACCGCGGCGAGGTCGCATTGCGCATCGTGCGCGCGCTGCGAGAACTGGGGGTCGCGAGCGTCGCTGTCTACGCCGACGACGATGCCCATGCGCCGCACGTGCGCGCGGCCGACGCTGCGGTTGGGCTCGGCGTCGCCGGGCCAGCCGCGTATCTCGACGGCGCGCGGTTGATCGCGATTGCGCGCGAGCACGGCTGCGACGCCGTGCATCCCGGCTACGGCTTCCTGAGCGAACGCGCCGATTTCGCGTCCGCGTGCGCGGCGGCCGGCCTGCGTTTCATCGGACCGACGGTCGAGCAGCTCGCGCTGTTCGGCGACAAGGCGCGCTCGCGCGCGCTCGCGCAACGCTGCGATGTGCCGGTGATGCCCGGCAGCCAGCAGGCCGTCACGCGCGACGAGGCGCTGGCATTCTTCGCCGCGCAGCGCGGCGCGGGCGTGATGGTCAAGGCGATCGGCGGCGGCGGCGGGCGTGGGATGCGCGCGGTGGCGTCCGCCGAAGACCTGCCCGCCGCGTACGAGCGCTGCCGCAGCGAGGCGAAGGCGGCGTTCGGCGTCGATGGCGTCTACGTCGAGCGGCTGATGACGGGGGCGCGCCACATCGAGATCCAGGTCGTCGGCGACGGCGATGCGGTGCTGTCGCTCGGCGAGCGCGAATGCACGCTACAGCGCCGCTTCCAGAAGCTCGTCGAGATCGCGCCGAGCCCGTCGCTTTCCGACGCGCTGCGGCAGCGGATCGTCGCCGACGCGCTCAGGATGGCGCGCGAGGTCCGCTACGAAGGGCTCGGCACGTTCGAGTTTCTCGTCGATCAAGCGTCGGCCGATCTGCCTTACGTGTTCATCGAGGCGAATCCGCGGCTGCAGGTCGAACACACGATCACCGAGGAAGTGACGGGCGTCGATCTCGTGCAGACGCAGATCGCAATCGCGGCCGGCTGCCGGCTGTCCGATCTCGGTCTTGACGCACGCACGCCGCCCGCGCCGCGCGGCTTCGCGATCCAGTGGCGGATCAACGCGGAGACGCTCGACGAGCACGGCAACGCCCAGCCTGGCAGCGGCACGCTGACGCGCTTCGATCTGCCGGCCGGGCCGGGCATCCGCGTCGATACGCACGGCGTCGCCGGCGGCGTGCCGTCGCCGCATTACGACACGCTGCTCGCGAAGCTCGTCATCCGTACGCGCGGTGCGTCGTTCGACGATGCGCTGCGCCGCTCGCAGCGCGCGCTCGCCGAATTCCGGATCGCGGGCGTGGCGACGAACCTGCCGTTGCTGCGCGCGCTCGCCGCGGATCCGGCGATGGCGAGCCAGAACGTCCATACGCGCTGGCTCGAGGCCGCGCTGCCTGTGCTTGTCGACGCGGCGCGCGCTTACGCGGACCGCACGGACGAGCGCGACCCTGGGCCGGCCGCCGCCGCGTCGGACGGCCATCCGGCCGCGCCTGAGCATGCGGTACTCGCGCCGATGCCCGCGCGCGTCGTGCAAGTGTCGGTATCGGAAGGCGACGTCGTCGCCACCGACGCCGAGCTCGGCGTGCTCGAATCGATGAAGATGGAGCATCTGCTGCGCGCGCCGCACGCGGGCCGCGTGCTGTCGATTCTCGCCGCGCCGGGCAGCTATCTCGCGCAGGGGCAGGCGGTGCTCGTGCTCGAGCCGGTCGACGCCGGCGGCGTCGACGTGGTCGCCGACGAGCTCGCGCACGATCCGGACCGGATCCGCGCCGATCTGCAGAAGGTGCTCGACCGCCACGCGCGGACGCTCGATGCCGCGCGTCCGGACGCCGTCGCGAAACGCCACGCGCGAGGTGGGCGCACCGCGCGCGAGAACATCGCGGATCTGTGCGACGACGGCAGCTTCATTGAATACGGCGCGCTCGCGGTCGCCGCGCAGCGCAGCCGCCGCACGCTAGACGATCTGATCGCGAACACGCCGGCTGACGGGATCGTCACCGGGATCGGCGGCGTGAACGGAGCGCTGTTCGGCGTGGCGCGCGCACGCACGGCGGTGATGTCGTACGATGCAACCGTGCTGGCCGGCACGCAGGGCTACTACAACCATGCGAAGACCGACCGGATGCTCGAGCTGGCGCTGCAGGAGAAGCTGCCGGTCGTGCTGTTCGCCGAAGGCGGCGGCGGTCGGCCGGGCGACGTCGATTCGCAGCACGCCGCCGGGCTCCACCTCGGCACGTTCGCGAGCTACGCGGCGCTGTCGGGTCAGGTGCCGGTCGTCGGCATCACGTCGGGCCGCTGTTTCGCGGGGAACGCGGCACTGCTCGGCTGCAGCGACGTGATCATCGCGACGCGCAACAGCAACATCGGGATGGGCGGGCCCGCGATGATCGAAGGCGGCGGCCTCGGCGTGTTTACGCCCGAGCAGATCGGGCCGAGCCAGGTCCAGCACGCGAACGGCGTGATCGATGTGCTCGTCGACGACGAGCGCGAGGCGGTCGCTGCCGCGCGCCGCTACCTCGGGTTCTTCCAGGGCGCGACGACGGACTGGCGCGCGCCGGATCAACGCACGCTGCGCCATGTCGTGCCCGAGAACCGGCTGCGTGTGTACGACACCCGAGCGGCGATGACCGGCCTCGTCGACGAGGACAGCCTGCTGATGCTGCGCACCGGTTTCGGCACCGGAATTCACACCGCGCTCGCGCGGATCGACGGCCGGCCGGTCGGACTGATCGCGAACAATCCGCTGCATCTGGGCGGCGCGATCGACGCGGACGCGTCGGACAAAGCCGCGCGCTTCATGCAGCTGTGCAACACGCACGGGCTGCCGATCGTGAGCCTCGTCGATACGCCGGGCTTCATGGTCGGCCCCGACGTCGAGGCGACCGCGCAGGTGCGGCACGTGAGCCGGTTGTTCGTGACCGCGTCGCATCTGCGCGTGCCGTGTTTTTCCGTCGTGCTGCGCAAGGGCTACGGGCTCGGCGCGATGGCGATGACGGCGGGCGGCTTCCACGCATCGATGTTCACGATTAGCTGGCCGACCGGCGAGTTTGGCGGAATGGGCCTCGAAGGCGCGGTGCGGCTCGGGTTCCGCAAGGAGCTCGACGCGGTGCCGGCCGGCTCCGAGCGCGACGCGTTGTTCGACCAGCTGCTCGCGCAGCAGTACGAGCGCGGCGCGGCGGTGAACATGGCGATGTCGCTCGAGATCGATGCGGTCGTCAATCCGGCCGAGACCCGCGCGTGGCTCGTACGCGGGCTCGCGTCGGCGAAGACGGGCGAGCGCGTGACTCCGTTCGTCGATACTTGGTAA
- a CDS encoding Glyoxalase/Bleomycin resistance protein/Dioxygenase superfamily protein: MTLEIPSEAVVPLKNSAAINRPYVLGHGTLECRDIAETRRFYEEFLGLETVRHAAPAFAFRLGLKFHVFCVEVGDKIHDVSFLTHWGLDVRTREEVDAAHRSAHEYKDHYKIRQITEVTLQHGVYSFYLQDLDYNWWEFQYYEGFQDEDVFDFGDRF; encoded by the coding sequence ATGACGCTTGAAATCCCTAGCGAGGCAGTTGTACCGCTGAAAAACAGCGCCGCGATCAATCGGCCCTACGTGCTCGGACACGGCACGCTCGAGTGCCGCGACATTGCCGAAACAAGGCGCTTCTACGAGGAGTTCCTTGGTCTTGAAACCGTGCGCCATGCGGCCCCAGCGTTCGCATTCCGGCTGGGTTTGAAGTTCCATGTGTTCTGTGTCGAAGTGGGCGACAAGATTCACGACGTCTCGTTCCTTACCCACTGGGGACTCGACGTGCGCACTCGTGAAGAAGTCGACGCTGCTCATCGTTCGGCGCACGAGTACAAGGATCATTACAAGATTCGCCAGATTACCGAAGTGACGTTGCAACATGGCGTGTACTCGTTCTATCTGCAGGACCTCGACTACAACTGGTGGGAATTTCAGTATTACGAAGGGTTTCAGGACGAGGACGTCTTCGATTTCGGTGATCGCTTCTAA
- a CDS encoding 2-keto-4-pentenoate hydratase/2-oxohepta-3-ene-1,7-dioic acid hydratase (catechol pathway), with the protein MNDRYHLLSFNDEGRARAGLLIGERVYPYGSQLGELLQLDMYDLTVTELIGQWDRLGPQLREAAARISASTTSLPGFALDAVKLLAPLLPGTIYGAGANYYDHVAEMDRAFNMPPSPDPHTVSGAPWHFIKAPSCSVVVGTGEPVTLPPYSRCVDWEAELAVVIGRPARNVAVEDALSYVAGYTVANDLSLRDVFVRDYIGVHSPFHFDWISQKCWEGSCPLGPWITPAEDIPDVQSLGIRLWRNGELRQDSSTAEMIFSVAEQLAFLSSRVTLYPGDVILSGTPAGVGMPHNQFIEPGDEMEVWVEGIGTLKSTFMTHDATRADR; encoded by the coding sequence ATGAACGACCGTTACCATCTGCTGAGCTTCAACGACGAAGGGCGAGCGCGTGCCGGACTGCTGATCGGCGAGCGTGTTTATCCGTATGGTTCGCAGCTTGGCGAATTGCTGCAGCTTGACATGTATGACCTGACGGTCACTGAACTGATCGGCCAGTGGGACAGATTGGGTCCGCAATTGCGCGAGGCAGCCGCTCGCATTAGCGCATCGACGACATCGCTGCCGGGTTTCGCCCTCGATGCGGTAAAGCTGCTGGCGCCGCTGCTACCTGGAACCATCTACGGCGCAGGCGCGAATTACTATGATCACGTCGCGGAGATGGACCGCGCATTCAATATGCCACCGTCGCCCGATCCGCACACGGTTTCGGGCGCACCGTGGCATTTCATCAAGGCTCCGTCATGCTCGGTGGTGGTGGGTACCGGGGAACCCGTGACTTTGCCGCCTTACAGCCGCTGCGTCGATTGGGAGGCAGAGCTCGCGGTGGTCATTGGACGTCCGGCACGCAACGTCGCAGTCGAGGACGCGCTGTCGTACGTTGCCGGGTACACCGTGGCCAACGATCTCTCCCTGCGAGATGTATTCGTACGCGACTACATTGGCGTGCATTCACCGTTCCACTTCGACTGGATCTCCCAGAAGTGTTGGGAGGGAAGTTGTCCGCTTGGACCTTGGATCACGCCGGCAGAAGACATTCCGGATGTGCAGTCACTCGGAATCCGTCTTTGGCGTAACGGCGAGCTGCGTCAGGATTCGAGTACCGCCGAGATGATCTTCAGCGTTGCCGAACAACTCGCCTTCCTGAGCAGTCGCGTCACGCTGTATCCGGGCGACGTGATCCTGTCGGGCACGCCGGCGGGCGTCGGTATGCCGCACAACCAGTTCATCGAGCCCGGCGATGAGATGGAGGTCTGGGTCGAAGGGATTGGCACGCTCAAGAGCACGTTCATGACCCACGACGCCACAAGAGCGGACAGATGA